GATTGATATAACTTATCGTAATTTGCCATGTTAACATGCCCAGTTGTTTTTTCTTGCGCATTTAACATCCCTAAGACATTTGCTTTTGTTAATAAAGCTCGATCATCTTCATCATTCGCTAAACCTGAAGCAATACCTGCCACTGTAGAATCCCCTGAACCTACAGCGCTTACAATTTTGATTTTAGGAATGTCAACGTTATAAAACGTATCCTTGTGCTTTGCAAATACACCATCAGCACCAAGAGAAACGATTATCCATTCAATTCCATCAAATAGTTCATCTTGTAAGACTTCTTTTAAGGCATCAAAATCTTTTGTCATTTCTTTACCTAGAAGTTGAGAAAGTTCTTCAAGATTAGGTTTGATAACTGTTGGTTTACTATCACCTTTTAGTACTGCTTCTAGAGCATTTCCAGAACAATCCAGAACCGTTTTCTTACCATTAAGATTGGCAATCTTGATTAACTTCTGATAGTAATCATCTGGCATACCAGCAGGCAAACTGCCTGAGAGCGTCACTACGTCAACATCATTCAGTAAATACTTAAAATGATGAGTAAATCCATCA
The genomic region above belongs to Streptococcus pyogenes and contains:
- a CDS encoding tagatose-6-phosphate kinase — protein: MILTVTLNPAIDVSYPLDELKCDTVNRVVDVTKTPGGKGLNVSRVLNEFGETVKATGCVGGESGDFIINHLPDSILSRFYKISGDTRTCIAILHEGNQTEILEKGPMLSVDEIDGFTHHFKYLLNDVDVVTLSGSLPAGMPDDYYQKLIKIANLNGKKTVLDCSGNALEAVLKGDSKPTVIKPNLEELSQLLGKEMTKDFDALKEVLQDELFDGIEWIIVSLGADGVFAKHKDTFYNVDIPKIKIVSAVGSGDSTVAGIASGLANDEDDRALLTKANVLGMLNAQEKTTGHVNMANYDKLYQSIKVKEV